CGGAGAAATTGCGCAGCCTTGGACATGGGCGGAACCACCCGTTCATCGTAATGCTGGGCGGCTCCAAAGACCAGCCGGACCTCCGGGTGATGCCGTAGAACTCGCTCCATGGCTTCGCCCATCCCCAGGTGTGAGACTGCGGTTTTGAGCGTTAAAAAATTATACGGGGAGGGGGGAAGGATGTCAAATCACCCAGTTCAGGCCGGGAACGGGGACCATCGCCGTGGGACTTCCCATGGGGGCACCAGCGGGGAGAGCACCCGAGGGGATCCGGGGCGTCGCTCCGCGAGGAAGGGACGGATCCCCCGGAGGCCCGCCCGTCGTCCCTCCAGAGCCCAGCGATCCCTATGGCGCAGCAGGGCATATCCGAGTGCCAGGAGATCATATAGAAAGATGAGCGGCAGATCCTCTGCGGGAGCGTTCTTGACCGCCAGCCACACCTTATTGCGCCCCAGCAGGAAACGGTGCAAGGGAGCGCCCTCCCCCAGGCTGGCGCTGGTGAGATGGTGGACCCGTGCTCGGGGAACGTATATGCACCGCCAGCCGGCGATCTGCGCTCGCCAGGCCAAATCCACATCCTCCAGGTAGGCGAAGAAGCGCCCATCAAATCCTTTCAGCGCCTCCAGCATAGCGCGCCGGTAAAGGGCCGCCCCCGCGGAGGCCCCGAAGACCTCCGCCGGGGCCTGTGCTTGCGCCACCGGATGCCCGCGCAGGCGATCCCAGGCGATGGCCGCCCGGTCGATGGCGATCCCCGCGCTCTGAACGATATCTGGCCGGTGGGCGAACACCATGAGACTGGCACAGGATCCGATCTCAGGACCCGCTTCCATGGCCTCCAGAAGGGATTCCAGCCACTCCGGCTCCGGGAAGGCGTCGTCATTCAGCACGGCCACATAGGGAGCCCGAGTCATCCAGATCCCCTGGTTCACCGCTGCCGCAAAGCCCAGGTTGATCGGGTTCCGATGGAAGCGCAATGGAAGCTCCGGCGGGGAAGAGAGCTCCAGAGACGGGCCGCCGTTTTGAATGAGCACGACCTCCAACGGACGACAGGTCTGGCGGGAGAGCGCCTCTAAACAGCGCGGAAGCCACGCTGCCCCCCGCCATGTGGGGATCACCACGCTGACCGGAGCGAACGCCCGCATTCGAGCGGCGATCCTAACCTAAGAGAAGTTCCTGATAAATCCGTTCCAGCGCCTGAACGTGCGCCTCGACGGAGAGGAGAGACACCGGGCCAGGCAGGTCCAGAGACCGCAGGCGTTCAGGGTTTCGCACCACACGCTCCAGGATCCGCAAGAGGGCTTCCTCGTCCCCCGGCGGGAATGTATAGCCGTTGACGCCGTCCATCACCACCTCCGCCAGCGCCCCAACCCGGGACGCGACCACCGGGACGCTGTGGGCGAGAGCTTCCCGGGCGACCCGGGAGAACGTCTCCGGGCTGAGGGAGGGGATCACCAGGAGATCCAGCTGCGCATAAACCCGGGGTCGATCCTCGGGGGGGAAGGGGCCGTGTATATGCACCCGGGGATCCTGTCGAATCTCCGCCTGGAGGGAGCGCGCGTAAGGATGAGCGGGATCGAAGGGTCCGAAAAGATGCAACGAAACATGATCGCCGGGGAGACGGCGAAAGGCCTTCAGGAGCAGGTGGACGCCCTTTTGGGGCTGGAACCATCCGATATATCCGATGCGCAGGCCTATATCCGCCGGGGGCTTTCGCTCCGCGATGGAATCTCCCTCCGGGAGGGCAATGCCCAGCGGAAGCACCTGAATTTCTGCCTCCCTCCAGCCATTTTGCATGAACGCCTCACGCACGAAAGCACTCGGGGCCAACAAAAGCCGACACCCATGACAGGCAGCCTGAAACGCGCGGTGGCGCAACTGGAAGCTTTCCTCCCCCTCGGAAGGCCATGGCAAAAAGGGCGCGCCTCCTCGACGACGCGCCCACCAACGGCGGATCGACGGAGGCACCCATAGGCTTAGGCGACGAAGCCAGGTCAGGAGGCCGCTCCCCTCTCCGGAACCGAAGACGCAACGCACGCAATCCCCACCCCGGAAAGGTCCTGGGCAGACCCGGCCCCAGCGGTCCATCAAGTGCACCCGATGGCACAGGGGCCAGAAATCATGCAGGCTCATCAGGGTCGGATAACCCATCCGGCCCGCGATTTCCGGCAGGCGAGCAGATAGCGCGATCAGATGTTGAAAATGGACGAGATCCGGGCGGACCTCCAAAAGGATTTCCCGGAACAAAATTTCGATCCGATCATCCTCGTATAAGTGTGAGAAGCGTGTGGCGTTTTTGAAGTCGTTGACCACTCGGAGAACCGGAATACCATGAACTTCATCCCGGAGGAGCGTATAGTCCGGTCGGCTGAAATCGCTTTCCC
The sequence above is drawn from the Thermoflexus sp. genome and encodes:
- a CDS encoding glycosyltransferase family 4 protein, with protein sequence MRLLYVANGFPPTALGGVEVYTYEVALAMQRRGHDVWVFCRESDFSRPDYTLLRDEVHGIPVLRVVNDFKNATRFSHLYEDDRIEILFREILLEVRPDLVHFQHLIALSARLPEIAGRMGYPTLMSLHDFWPLCHRVHLMDRWGRVCPGPFRGGDCVRCVFGSGEGSGLLTWLRRLSLWVPPSIRRWWARRRGGAPFLPWPSEGEESFQLRHRAFQAACHGCRLLLAPSAFVREAFMQNGWREAEIQVLPLGIALPEGDSIAERKPPADIGLRIGYIGWFQPQKGVHLLLKAFRRLPGDHVSLHLFGPFDPAHPYARSLQAEIRQDPRVHIHGPFPPEDRPRVYAQLDLLVIPSLSPETFSRVAREALAHSVPVVASRVGALAEVVMDGVNGYTFPPGDEEALLRILERVVRNPERLRSLDLPGPVSLLSVEAHVQALERIYQELLLG
- a CDS encoding glycosyltransferase family 2 protein; amino-acid sequence: MRAFAPVSVVIPTWRGAAWLPRCLEALSRQTCRPLEVVLIQNGGPSLELSSPPELPLRFHRNPINLGFAAAVNQGIWMTRAPYVAVLNDDAFPEPEWLESLLEAMEAGPEIGSCASLMVFAHRPDIVQSAGIAIDRAAIAWDRLRGHPVAQAQAPAEVFGASAGAALYRRAMLEALKGFDGRFFAYLEDVDLAWRAQIAGWRCIYVPRARVHHLTSASLGEGAPLHRFLLGRNKVWLAVKNAPAEDLPLIFLYDLLALGYALLRHRDRWALEGRRAGLRGIRPFLAERRPGSPRVLSPLVPPWEVPRRWSPFPA